AAGTCGCAGGGTAGATTCCTCCCCCTGCTTGCAGGGGGAGGGCAGGAGGGGGTCAAGCTCTTGATCCAATCCCCAAGATCCCCGCACTGCCAACTCCCCGCCTGACCCCATCTCCCCTTCACGCTATGATCCCCCGGCCACCCCGGGGGAACCACCTGTTGAATCGCCTCAGCATCATCCTGCCCGCCAAGAATGAAGCGCCCGCCTTGGCGGCCCTGCTGCCGCGCCTGCGTGCCGCCCACCCCGACGCCGAAATCATCGTGGTCGACGACGGCTCCACCGACGACACCCGCAGCATCTGCAAGGGCAACGAGATCACCTGCCTCAGCGCGCCGTACTCCATGGGCAACGGCGCGGCGATCAAGCGCGGCGCCCGGGCTGCCAGCGGCGACATCCTGGTGTTCATGGACGGGGACGGCCAGCACGACCCCGCGGACATCAAGCGCCTGCTCGACCAGCTGAACCGCGGCTACGACATGGTCGTCGGCGCCCGTGACTGGGACAGCCAGGCCGGGGTCGGCCGCGGCCTGGCCAACACCTTGTACAACTGGCTGGCCACCCGCATGACCGGCCACCCGGTGCTCGATCTCACCTCGGGCTTCCGCGCCGTTCGCGCGGACAAGTTCCGCGAATTCCTGCACCTGCTGCCCAACGGCTTCAGCTACCCCACCACCAGCACCATGGCGTTCTTCCGCAGCGCCTACGCCGTGGCCTACATCCCCATCAAGGCTGCCCAGCGCGTCGGGCGTAGCCACATCAAGCCCCTGCGCGACGGCCTGCGTTTCCTGCTGATCATCTTCAAGATCGCCACGCTCTACTCGCCGCTGAAGTTGTTCGTGCCGGCGAGCGTGGTGTTCTTTTTGCTGGGCTGCGCGAACTATGCGTGGACCTTCATGCATGAGGGGCGCCTCACCAACATGAGCACGCTGCTGTGGAGTGCGGCGGTGATCGTATTTCTGATCGGGTTGGTTTCCGAGCAGATCACAGGCTTGATGTATCGACGCGATGCCTGAGTCAACTTTCAACGGGCGCCCCACGCTTGTTGTCCTGGCATCGACCTATCCGCGCTGGAGCGGTGACCCCGAGCCTGGATTCGTTCACGAGTTGGCCAAGCGCCTCACCGATCGATTCCATGTCGTCGCCCTGGTGCCCAGTGCACCAGGTGCCGCGAGCCGAGAAATTCTCGATGGCGTCGAAGTGATTCGGTACCGCTATGCACCCAGGCGCTTCGAAACGCTCGTCAACGACGGCGGTATCGTCAACAACCTGCGCCGCAACCGCTGGAAGATATTCCTGGTGCCCACCTTCGTGCTGGCGCAGGCATGGCGAACCTGGCGCTTGTTGCGCAGTAGAAAGGTCGATGTAATCCACGCCCATTGGCTGCTTCCTCAGGGACTGATCGTTGCGCTGCTGCGCCAACTGTCCAGACGAGTGCCGCCTTTCCTGGTCACCTCGCACGGCGCCGATCTGTTTGCCCTGCGAGGAAGGGGGCTGAACGTGCTCAAGCGGTTCGTCGTTCGCAGGGCTGCATCGGTTACCGTGGTCAGCGAGGCCATGCGCGATGAACTGGCACGGATTGGAGCGGATGTCGGTGCTGTCGATGTCCAGCCCATGGGGGTCGATCTGACCGCGCGGTTCATCCCCGACATCGCCACGGAGCGATCCCGCGATGAAATTCTCTTCGTGGGGAGGCTGGTGGAGAAAAAGGGGCTGCGTTACTTGATTGATGCCATGCCCGAAATATTGAAATTGCATCCGGCGGCATATTTGACGGTCGCGGGATTTGGGCCGGAAGACATGGAGCGCCAAGCGCAGGTGCGTAGCTTGGACTTGCAGTCGAAAGTTTGCTTTGTCGGCGCGATTTCCCAGTCTGAGTTGCCGGTGCTATATCGGCGTGCGGCGGTGTTTGTTGCGCCATTTGTACAGACACCAGGTGGTGATCAGGAGGGCCTGGGACTGGTCACGGTAGAGGCCGCTGGCTGCGGCTGCGCGGTCGTAATGAGCGACCTTCCCACGACGCGCGATATATTCAATGGAGGGCGAGTCCACTTGACGGTACCTAGATCGGCCAAGTCCATTGCAGACTCGGTATGCTCAGTGTTGAGTCGCGTAACAATCGGGGACGAGGTCGAAGCGAGAGACGCCTTATATGAAAAATTCGACTGGTCAGCAGTTGCCGAAAATTATGGAGAGATACTCTTCGGATTGGTTGATGGCGGTGAGCGTTGAGGTAAGGAATGTTGTTTAAAAATTTATTCGCTACCATGCTCAAGAGGCAGTATGCACGGACCATGCGTGATGCCTATGCCTTCGCAAGAAGTTCGGCACTCTTGCATCCTGCCCGTGACGTACTTGATTGTGGCAGCGGTAGCGGGCATGAGCTTCTTGCCACTTTTGGTCAGTGCGGTACGGACAAAGAGGGGTTCCATTACGCCGGATTGGAGTGGAGTAGGGTGGCCGTAGAACAGGGGCAGGCGAAAGGTCTTGATATCGTAGAGGCAGATCTCAATCGCGCGCTTCCCATCGAAACGGGTTCGAAGGATTGCGTCATAGCATATTCGGTGATTGAGCACTTATTGATGCCTTGCTCATTTGTCAATGAATGTCACCGTGTACTGAGGCCCGGTGGCAGGCTGATCATCCTGACTCCGAACATTAGTACCTATTTCACTGCGATCCAGATACTGCTTGGAAAAATGCCATCCTCTGGGCCGCATCCAGACTCCAATAGTCTAATTGAATCAGAGCAACCGGTCAGCGTATCAGGAGTCGTCCGCGATGATGTTACGACTGGTACGCCACAGCACCGTCACCTTGTGGTTTTCAGTTTTCGGGTCTTGCGCGAATTTCTTCAGTCCGCCGGGTTCGTGGTCGAACGCGCACGAGGATTTGGTTACTATCCTCTCCCCATGTTTCTGCAGCCCATGTTTGAGCGAATGGATGCCACGCATTGCCATCAGATGGTATTTGTTTGCACGCGTCCCGCATGAGGAGTAATAAATATCTACAAAATTTGGCTGTGGAAATCGATCAGAGAATGGTGAATTTGTTCTTTGACGTTGTAGTCGCGTCTCCGCGTTCGTGAACCATACGTATTTGGAGAGTCGAGGCTACTGGCGGGACAAGGTGATCAGTAGATGTTCAAATTGCTTTGAATGCATATTCCACGTGGGGCGCGGTCCATATTCCGCTCGCGGCCTGTCCAGAAGATCCAGCATGCGTTCGGCAAAGCCCGCGGCATCTCCATGATGGACGAGATGATCGGCGTCTCCCGCAAGCATCCAGCTCACCGGTTCGGTATTTGTGGCTACGACTGGCACATTGCACGCCATGGCTTCGCATAGCTTGGCAGGGTAGCTGTATCGACCGAAGCTTGTGTCAGCAGTGACCACGCAGGCTACGTCCAATGCATTAATCAAATTGGGCATCTGCGCATCAGACAGGTAGCCGGTACAGAGTATGCCTGGTTCGGCTAGTGCTTCCGGTGGCGGCTTGCCGCTGAGCACCAGTTGAAGATCTGGCCGCAGTGCACGCGCTCGCCGGAACGCGTCGATCAACATGGCCGTGCCTCGATTTCTTCCCCAGCTTCCCACGTAGCCAATCAGGTGCCTTTCAGCCGGCAACCCCAGCACACGACGACAGGCCTGCTTATCCAGTGGCCGGAACTCCGGGTCCGCAGCCATGGGAATGACCTCTACCGGGTGTCCGTCTCTGCGATGTGACTGCAGTCGCTGGGCCAACTGAGGGCCTGCGGCCGTCACCAGATCAGCGGTACGGATCGACCTTCTCCACAGTAAATGCAAAGGCAGGTTCCAAGGCATGTAGGCCTCGTAGTTGTCGTAGGCGTCGATAGCAACACGTGCTCCCATTGCGCGGCCTATCCTGCTCGCGATCCAACCGTAATAGATGTCGGACATGCCCACGATCCAGTCCGGCTCAAACTCAGCGGCGTATTGATTAAGCTCTCGAAGAAAGCTGCCGATGCCGAGCGTTCGTACGTCCGAACTTAGCCAGTCCACATTGGCGATTCGGATACGAGAGGATGGCAAGCTTCGGTGACTGCAAAGGAGCACCTGAACTTCATGTCCACGCGAAGCAAGTTCCGCCGCAATATGGTGGAACCGGCCATAGGGCCGTTCAATCAGATCGCGTTGCTGCGGACTGCGTTTTGAGATGAGCAAAAGACGCAAAGGGAGGTCCTATCGAACGCAGGATGCTGGATATCTCAATGCGGGATGTTGAAAAGTCGTGCGATGGGATAACGCCAGAGCTTGTCTAGCCAAGCGAGATAAGCGCGAACCACGCCGTGGCGATCGCTTCGGACAAGTGCTTCGCGTTGCTCCCTTAGTCGTGGAAGAACACTGCTCCGACTGATGCCCATGGCTTCGATCAAGACACTGACAATGTCCAGATGCATGGTCCGTGTACTAACGGGTAGACGAAGTAGAAAATCGAGATCGCCAGCGATACGGTATCGGGCGTCGAATTGTCCGTAGCGCTGGAATAATGTGCGCCGATGGAGTAGGCCGGGATGACACATTACCATGCGGCGCCCCAAGCGTTTATAGTTCCATGGTCCGCCAAAGATGCTCTTCTTATTGTTTCTCGGGTCAAAGATCAGGCCCCGAGATGACACTAAATCATAGGTCTGCGTTCCAATTGCGTTGCAGATCCGTGACAGCACGTTGATATCGGCCAAAGCGTCGTCCGCACCAAGAAAGCAGACATACTCGCCTCTCGCATGCACGAGTGCCTGATTCCAAGCATCGTAGATACCTTTGTCTCTTTTGCTTTGCCACCAGAAAATATGAGACTGGTACTTACGAAGTAGTTCAACTGTGCCGTCGTCCGAGCCGCCGTCTGCGATTAGCAATTCCCAGTCCGAAAAATTTTGCTCGATGACGGAATGCAGACAACGCTCAATGGTCTTTGACGCATTCCATGTCGCCACGATAATGGAAATTCTTGGGGAGGTGGTGTCGTCGTGCTCACTGAAGGAGTTCATGGATTTATTCATAAGCCGTCAACGGCGGAAAAAAGTTACGTCGACCTGAAGCATGCGGCCACTGCGAGGGTCGCAGAGGCCTGGCCAAATTGCCCAGATGGCAAAACCGAGAGAGCTAAGGCGTTGCACCAGATCATCAAATAATTTCTGCCCGTCATAGAGAGCCACAAAAGACAACTCCATATGCAATCCCCTGGCGTCCGTTAGCAAGTTGCTGGCACCATCGAGCACGCGATCCTCGTAACCTTGTGTGTCTATCTTCAAAAAGAACTTGGCGTCATCATCTTTTAAATAACTGATGGCAATGTCGTCAAGCCTCGATACGGATGCGTACTCGATACCAACATACTTGGAGTCGGGTGCAGCGACCATATGTTCATTTAACATGTTAAGTGCTGAACTACTTACGGAATTTCCAGAGACATGAATTTCGATCTCTTCCTCGCGATCACCTATGGCGCAGCGCGGTGCAACTTCCCACAACAAATCCTTCCGGCTGTTGTGCAGCAGCGTTCGATGCGCGGAAGATAGAGGCTCGAATGAGACGAGGCGATGCTTATAGCCTGCCCGCCGCAACGACTTGGCAAACTGGCCCACGTTGGCCCCTACATCGAACACCAAGTTGATGTTCTGACATGAAAGCATGCGCGACAACCGACCATATTCCGAGCTTTCTGGTCTATGCCTGTGAATATCAATGCCAAATCGCTGGCCGATATGCCTCACGATTGCTTCGAATGCCCGAAGATGCATGTGTAGTCCGCTAATTTAATGTGGAGGCTCGATGGGCGAGCTTTGGGAAAGTGCTTCTGGAGGTTTCCGCGTCGAGCATCGCCTTTACGACATATCGCATATCGTGTTTAGCACGCCAATTCAGTACTCGATGAGCTTTGCCTGGATTGGCTGCGTTCTTGGTCAGATCCGTAGGCCTAAAGAGTTGTGGATCAACGCTGACATGATCGCGCCATTTCAAGCTCAGCTCTGAGAAAGCGAGATCTACAAAGTCTTCCAACGTATGACTGACGCCGGTGGCGATCACGAAATCATCGGGCCGTGGCTGCTGAAGCATAGCCCACATGGCCTCGACGTAGTCAGGTGCCCAACCCCAGTCCCGCGAAATTGAAAGGTTGCCCAGTAGCAGCTTTTCTTTACTCCCGTCTGCAATTCGGGATGCGGCCGCAGTGATTTTTCGTGTTACGAAGCGCTCGGGCCGATGCGGCGATTCGTGATTGAAAAGTATACCCGTGCATGCGAACAGAGAATAAGCTTCTCGATAATTAGCCACCTGCCAGTATGCGGTGGCCTTTGCCACCGCATACGGACTACGAGGCCGGAATGGCGTCGCTTCATCACAGACCACTCCCCCAGTCTCTCCGTAACACTCGCCAGAGCCAGCACTATATAGACGCACGGGGCTGCCGATGAAACGGATCGCCTCAAGCAGATTGAGCGTGGCTGTACTTATGCTTTCCATTGTTTCGACGGGCTGATCAAAGGAGAGGCCAACGGAACTCTGTCCAGAAAGGTTATAAATTTCGTCAGGCTGAATTCTGGCGAGAGCCTGCAGCACACTGCGGAAATCGTTTGCAGCAATGGACACGCATCGAACACGGTCACGTATACCCAATGCGTGCAAATTGGCGAACGTGGTCACTTGAGCATCGCGGGAGGACCCATAGACCTCATAACCCTTGCTCAATAGTAATTGGGCCAGATATCCCCCATCTTGGCCACCAACACCGAAAATCAACGCGCGCTTCATGTCTTTCACCCCCCCACAAGCTGTCTGTAGACGTTCAAGGTCTCATTCGCACATTTTGCCCAAGAAAAGTGCTTGATCCGCTCGTGTCCGAGCCTGATCAGGTCTTTGGAGTGGTCCGTTGACAACAGGACTCTGGAAAGCGCCGCGCCCATGTCGTCCACATCGCGCGGATCAAAAAGCTCGGCCGCCGCCCCCACCACTTCGGGCAGGGAGCTGGTGTTCGAGCACGCAACTGGACAGCCTAGAGACATGGCCTCCAGCGGAGGGATACCAAATCCTTCGTATAGAGATGGATATACAAAGGCAGAAGCTGATACGTAGAGAGCTGATAGCACACTGTCGTCACCAGAAAGGACGATGATATTCTGGGGTTGGAGACCCAGCGAACGAATCAGCGAAATCTCTCGATCCTTTAGCGGCCCTCCACCAAAACAAACTAACAAGAAGTCCCTCTGAAGACCGGAGTTCGAGTAGGCGGCGAGAAGGCGGTGGAAATTTTTATATCCGTCGCGTAAACCAACATATAGTATGTAGGGCGATTTTTGCCAGTCGGGTAGGGCGCTCTGCGGTATATTGGTTAAAGCGTATCCGAGGTGAACCACTGAGGTCACCTCCTCGGGGATGCCGGTTATTTCAATCAAGTCGCGTCGAGTGTTCTCCGAAATGCATATCACATGATCAGCCCGACGAATGGCCGATTTCTTTGCCCGCCGAACTTTATCAGCGTGGGGAAATGATTCGAAAAACTTCTCGTGAATCATGTCGTAGACAGTAATGATCCGCTTGGCTGACCTAGGGCCGTGATCACGCTTCGAATAGTATGTTTCGTGGAAAATATCCGAACTTCGACTTACGGTGCTTCTCAATGTTGTCAGTGCGACGTTTGTGATCCGCGCGGCGATCAAATTCGGGCGGGTCTGCGGAATCTTGAGCCCCCAAACTCGAGTGCGAGCTTCGCTTCGGATGTATTCATTAACATATAGCGGGGAAAAGACGTCTACCGTGTCGCCTGCAATACATGGAATTAGTGTCGCGATCTCATGAAAGTATCGCGAGACGCCACCGTACTTTTGGAATCCGAATATCTGGTAGTCGTAGGTGATGTGCATCGCAGTTGGTCGATTTGGAGTCTAGGAGTCTAGGAGTCTAGGAGTTTAAGGAGTAGGCATGGCGGTAATGAATTTCTGTGCATCGCGATATTGATCACTTTAAAGAACGCCGCGGCGAGATAATTCGGAGGCTGGGTCCTGCCTGGTCGGGCGGGATTACA
This is a stretch of genomic DNA from Rhodanobacter sp. FDAARGOS 1247. It encodes these proteins:
- a CDS encoding glycosyltransferase family 2 protein, which produces MNRLSIILPAKNEAPALAALLPRLRAAHPDAEIIVVDDGSTDDTRSICKGNEITCLSAPYSMGNGAAIKRGARAASGDILVFMDGDGQHDPADIKRLLDQLNRGYDMVVGARDWDSQAGVGRGLANTLYNWLATRMTGHPVLDLTSGFRAVRADKFREFLHLLPNGFSYPTTSTMAFFRSAYAVAYIPIKAAQRVGRSHIKPLRDGLRFLLIIFKIATLYSPLKLFVPASVVFFLLGCANYAWTFMHEGRLTNMSTLLWSAAVIVFLIGLVSEQITGLMYRRDA
- a CDS encoding glycosyltransferase, which produces MAKRLTDRFHVVALVPSAPGAASREILDGVEVIRYRYAPRRFETLVNDGGIVNNLRRNRWKIFLVPTFVLAQAWRTWRLLRSRKVDVIHAHWLLPQGLIVALLRQLSRRVPPFLVTSHGADLFALRGRGLNVLKRFVVRRAASVTVVSEAMRDELARIGADVGAVDVQPMGVDLTARFIPDIATERSRDEILFVGRLVEKKGLRYLIDAMPEILKLHPAAYLTVAGFGPEDMERQAQVRSLDLQSKVCFVGAISQSELPVLYRRAAVFVAPFVQTPGGDQEGLGLVTVEAAGCGCAVVMSDLPTTRDIFNGGRVHLTVPRSAKSIADSVCSVLSRVTIGDEVEARDALYEKFDWSAVAENYGEILFGLVDGGER
- a CDS encoding bifunctional 2-polyprenyl-6-hydroxyphenol methylase/3-demethylubiquinol 3-O-methyltransferase UbiG, with amino-acid sequence MLFKNLFATMLKRQYARTMRDAYAFARSSALLHPARDVLDCGSGSGHELLATFGQCGTDKEGFHYAGLEWSRVAVEQGQAKGLDIVEADLNRALPIETGSKDCVIAYSVIEHLLMPCSFVNECHRVLRPGGRLIILTPNISTYFTAIQILLGKMPSSGPHPDSNSLIESEQPVSVSGVVRDDVTTGTPQHRHLVVFSFRVLREFLQSAGFVVERARGFGYYPLPMFLQPMFERMDATHCHQMVFVCTRPA
- a CDS encoding glycosyltransferase family 4 protein; this translates as MRLLLISKRSPQQRDLIERPYGRFHHIAAELASRGHEVQVLLCSHRSLPSSRIRIANVDWLSSDVRTLGIGSFLRELNQYAAEFEPDWIVGMSDIYYGWIASRIGRAMGARVAIDAYDNYEAYMPWNLPLHLLWRRSIRTADLVTAAGPQLAQRLQSHRRDGHPVEVIPMAADPEFRPLDKQACRRVLGLPAERHLIGYVGSWGRNRGTAMLIDAFRRARALRPDLQLVLSGKPPPEALAEPGILCTGYLSDAQMPNLINALDVACVVTADTSFGRYSYPAKLCEAMACNVPVVATNTEPVSWMLAGDADHLVHHGDAAGFAERMLDLLDRPRAEYGPRPTWNMHSKQFEHLLITLSRQ
- a CDS encoding glycosyltransferase family 2 protein, producing MNSFSEHDDTTSPRISIIVATWNASKTIERCLHSVIEQNFSDWELLIADGGSDDGTVELLRKYQSHIFWWQSKRDKGIYDAWNQALVHARGEYVCFLGADDALADINVLSRICNAIGTQTYDLVSSRGLIFDPRNNKKSIFGGPWNYKRLGRRMVMCHPGLLHRRTLFQRYGQFDARYRIAGDLDFLLRLPVSTRTMHLDIVSVLIEAMGISRSSVLPRLREQREALVRSDRHGVVRAYLAWLDKLWRYPIARLFNIPH
- a CDS encoding FkbM family methyltransferase — encoded protein: MRHIGQRFGIDIHRHRPESSEYGRLSRMLSCQNINLVFDVGANVGQFAKSLRRAGYKHRLVSFEPLSSAHRTLLHNSRKDLLWEVAPRCAIGDREEEIEIHVSGNSVSSSALNMLNEHMVAAPDSKYVGIEYASVSRLDDIAISYLKDDDAKFFLKIDTQGYEDRVLDGASNLLTDARGLHMELSFVALYDGQKLFDDLVQRLSSLGFAIWAIWPGLCDPRSGRMLQVDVTFFRR
- a CDS encoding GDP-mannose 4,6-dehydratase, which encodes MKRALIFGVGGQDGGYLAQLLLSKGYEVYGSSRDAQVTTFANLHALGIRDRVRCVSIAANDFRSVLQALARIQPDEIYNLSGQSSVGLSFDQPVETMESISTATLNLLEAIRFIGSPVRLYSAGSGECYGETGGVVCDEATPFRPRSPYAVAKATAYWQVANYREAYSLFACTGILFNHESPHRPERFVTRKITAAASRIADGSKEKLLLGNLSISRDWGWAPDYVEAMWAMLQQPRPDDFVIATGVSHTLEDFVDLAFSELSLKWRDHVSVDPQLFRPTDLTKNAANPGKAHRVLNWRAKHDMRYVVKAMLDAETSRSTFPKLAHRASTLN
- a CDS encoding glycosyltransferase family 1 protein is translated as MHITYDYQIFGFQKYGGVSRYFHEIATLIPCIAGDTVDVFSPLYVNEYIRSEARTRVWGLKIPQTRPNLIAARITNVALTTLRSTVSRSSDIFHETYYSKRDHGPRSAKRIITVYDMIHEKFFESFPHADKVRRAKKSAIRRADHVICISENTRRDLIEITGIPEEVTSVVHLGYALTNIPQSALPDWQKSPYILYVGLRDGYKNFHRLLAAYSNSGLQRDFLLVCFGGGPLKDREISLIRSLGLQPQNIIVLSGDDSVLSALYVSASAFVYPSLYEGFGIPPLEAMSLGCPVACSNTSSLPEVVGAAAELFDPRDVDDMGAALSRVLLSTDHSKDLIRLGHERIKHFSWAKCANETLNVYRQLVGG